CACTTGCCCTGCTCACACACGGCTGCGAAGCTCTCAGCGTCACGAAAGTTCAAATACACGCCGTCGATAATATCGATGCCCGCACCGCGCGCCGCACACACACAGCGGCCGAGCGCGTACTGCAAACCCATGCGATCTGCTCGCGGCGGCACACGCAATTCTTTGGATAAATCCGATGTGCCCATCACCAACACCTGCAAGCGCGGGTGTGCCTGCGCAATGGCTTCTACATTCATCACACCGCGCGGCGTTTCTATCATCGCCCACAGTTGAATGTGTTCAGGCAGACGCGCAGCAACTGCTTGCACGGTTGCTGCTGTTTCTACTTTGGGCAACACGACAATTTTGGCCGCGCTGGCGGCACAGGCCGTTAAATCATCTTCAAACCAAGGCGTACCTTGTGCATTGATGCGCACTACCACTTCGCGACGACCGAACCCGCCCGTGTTTACTGCCGCTACCGCCTGCTGGCGCGCTTCTGCTTTTGCTGTGGGCGATACGGCATCTTCCAGGTCAATCACGATGCAATCTGCCGGCAAGTTGCGCGCTTTTTCCAAGGCGCGCGCATTGTTAGCGGGCATATACAACACAGAGCGACGCGGTGTAATCAACATGAAAAAATCCTGCACATAAAAACCATACGTTCACAAACAGAAACGCCCCTAATAAGGGGCGCTGCTGCTCGCGTTTTACTGCCAAGCAAAATCAAGCAAAGTTTTTGGCCACAAAATCCCAGTTGACCAAGCTCCAGAACGATTCCACATACTTGGCGCGCAGGTTGCGGTAGTCGATGTAGTAAGCGTGTTCCCATACATCGCAGGTCAGCAAGGGTTTTTTGCCTTCAGTCAACGGGCAGCCAGCAGCACCCATGTTGACGATTTCCACTGAGCCATCGGCATTTTTTACCAACCACGTCCACGCGGAGCCGAAGTTGCCCACTGCCATGGTGCTGAATTTTTCTTTGAACGCGGCAAATGAACCGTAGGCTTTGTTGATGGCATCAGCCAATGCGCCAGTTGGCTCGCCGCCGCCGTTGGGCTTCATGCAGTTCCAGTAGAACGAGTGGTTCCAAATTTGCGCTGCGTTGTTGTAAACGCCACCTGATGAAGTTTTGATGATGTCTTCGAGGCTCTTACCTTCAAATTCTGTACCGGGCACCAAATTGTTCAAGTTGGTGACATAAGCCTGATGGTGTTTGCTGTAGTGAAACTCCAGCGTTTCAGCAGAGATGTGCGGTGCCAGTGCGTCTTTTGCGTAAGGCAGTGCAGGTAATTCGAAGGCCATGAGAGTTCTCCATTTAACTGTAAAAACAGGGGGCTGCTAGTCTACTAGTGATTGCCAGCCTGAGCTATCACCCCGGCACCACCAAGCCCGCCCAGTTGTCACGCACAGTGCTGTAAGTGGAGGATCAGGGTATGTAGGTATCAGCCTTGAGGACATACCCACAAAAATACCCACACACTTGCCGGAAGTAAAGGAACTTTGGCGAACCAAGAGGAACAAAGCCCGCAACTATTTAGTGTTAAATCAGTAAGTTACGGGCTTTTACGAACATCCCCGGAGGGGTAGATGGAGGCGCGGGTCGGAATCGAACCGGCGTACGCGGAGTTGCAGTCCGCTACATGACCACTCTGCCACCGCGCCAAACTGGAGCGGAAAAGGAGACTCGAACTCCCGACCCCGACCTTGGCAAGGTCGTGCTCTACCAACTGAGCTATTTCCGCGAAAAGTGACAGCCTTAAACAACAAGGCGAGCCGCGTATTCTATGAGCAGATTGCTAATAGTCAACAAAAACAAACTACAACAATGGCTTAGACGAAAGAATAATGCCGTTGTTGTCTGCGTACAGGTATTCACCGTTGTTGATGGCTGCTCCCGCTATCTTTAGCGATACGCCAACATCACCCAAGCCGCGCCGCTCGGTTTTGAGCGGAATACAGCCCAGTGCATGCACGCCCAAATCCATAGCGGCAATGGCATCCACATCGCGAATGGCACCGTAAATCACCACGCCGTTCCAGCCGTTCTGAACGGCGCTGGCGGCGATCAAATCGCCCATCAGGGCGCGGCGCAAGGAGCCACCCCCGTCCACCACCAATACCTTGCCCTGCCCCGCTGTGGCCAATTGCGCTTTCACCGCTGAGTTATCCTCAAAGCATTTCACGGTGACAATTTGCCCACCAAAAGCCTCGCGGCCGCCATAGCTAACAAACAGCGGCTCTAATACAGTGATGTCTTGCTCATGGGCATCACATAAATCGGGCGTGGAAATCATGTTTTCTCCTCAATCAACCAAAATGCCGACGCTCTGCTGTTCAAACGCGGGCGTGTATTTTACAAGTTGCAGACCGCAAGTAGCTGCCTGCCCTGTGCGCACATCAAATGCAATGCCATGCCAAGGGCAAATAAGCTGTCCGCTGCGTATGCTGCCTCTGTCCAGCGCAGCACCGGCGTGAGGGCATATGTTATCGACAATGTGAATCTGGTCATCACACTGAAAAAGCAGTAGATTGCGCCCGTCCACCATAACGGCGCGTTTGTAGCCATCATGCATACGATGCAGTTTTTCTAGCGCGATAAATCGCATAAAAATCCTATCGATTGTTATTTAAACCTCATGAACTCCACACAGCAGCACCCAGCACTTGTACTGCATCCGCTACCGTATCTCGCTGACAGCTTGCAGTATTTTCACACTATCGCTGCACAGCTGCCAATGCCGCTGATTTTGCAAAGCGACATTACGCCTCAACGCGCAACATCAACAACGGAGCCGCGCGGCAGGTTCGATATCATCACCGCTGCCCCCGAATTCACTCTGCAGACACACGGCGGAAGCATTCAATGGTTTGGCACAAAACCAACCGTCGACTCCTCGACCGATAGCTTCTCTACTTTGCACGCAGTTGTCATAGAAATGCTGACAACAAATGTAGATTTTTCAGCAGCCACCCAACATGAGCTGCCTTTTTGCGGCGGGCTGATTGGCTATTGCAGCTATGACCTTGCCAGAGAATATGCGCCGCTAACAACCGGCGCAAAACAAGATATTGATATCCCTGACATGCAATTTAGTTTCTACGGCTGGGCGTGCATTCAAGACCACAAAAAGCAACAAAGCTGGCTACTGATTCATCCACAATGCAACAAAGAGATTGCACAAACATTACCCACGATTCTGCTTTCCCATACATCAAGCACTAACAACTACTTAGAGCAGAGATTTTCATCTGAATTTGTTAGCAATATGGCGAAATCTGAATACACGGAAAAGTTTTCCACAATACAGGAGTACATCTGCGCAGGTGATTGCTATCAAATCAACTTTGCACAACGATTTTCCTGTAGAACAACACAAACACCTCTGGAGTTATATCAACACCTACGCGAAGTAATGCCATCACCGTTTTGTGCGTTTATTCCCATTTATGGCAGAGAGGACAATGCCATCCTGTCGTTTTCACCTGAACGCTTTGTGCAATTGGATACCAATGGCGTAGCCACAAGCCAGCCGATCAAAGGCACAATTTCACGCCAAGCTGACACCCAGCAAGACCAACAAGCTGCACTTACACTGCAAAAAGACCCAAAAAACCTCGCAGAAAATCTGATGATTGTGGATTTACTGCGCAACGATTTTGGCAAAGTGTGTGAAATTGGCAGCGTGAATGTAAAAAAACTATTCGAACTGCAAAGTTTTTCAAATGTGCATCATTTGGTTAGCACGATAGAAGGAAAACTAAACACGGAATACAACGGTGCAGATTTGCTGCAAGCCTGCTTCCCCGGCGGCTCGATAACGGGCGCTCCCAAATTACGCGCCATGCAAATTATTGATGAAGTAGAACCACATCGTCGCAGCATCTATTGCGGCAGTATTGTGCTGTATTCCGCACACGGCGCGATGGACAGCAACATCATGATTCGCACACTCCTATTCAATGAAGGAAACCTATTTTGCTGGGGTGGTGGTGGTATTGTTGCCGATTCTGAAAGTGACAATGAATACCAAGAATCGCTCACCAAAGTGCAAACGCTGCTCAATGCGCTACAAGGAAATCACAGGCAATAAAAAACCCAGCGCGCTGGGTTTTACAGGGATTGTGATAAGTGAGCGATATTAAATTGCAATCAAGCTTCTGTTTTTCTCCAAAGTAGCCTGACCAATACCTGGCACATTTACCAAATCATCAACACTTTTGAAAGCGCCGTTCTGCTCACGAAAACTAACGATTGCCTGCGCTTTCTTCATGCCAATGCCGTTCAGCTTATCTGCCAGCGTTGTCGCATCTGCCGTGTTGATATTCACCATAGCGGATGCTGCTTGTTGCTGTGCTGCAGTAGCAACAGGTTGGTTGGTGTTTTTGGTTGGCTCTGCGTGGACCACACCAGCCGTCAATGCCGATGCCACAAGAACAGATGCCACGAAAGATTTAATCATGTTCATAAAAACTCCTTGTAAGAAATTAAATGCAATCCCTGCGCATTTATTATTACTAAAATTTCAATGAGTGTCTGTCAGCCATATCCTCAACGATGTAAGACACTGCTTACAAAGGCGTTTACCGCAAAGAGGCATTGATGGCACTCAACGCCGCCGCAGGATTTTCTGCCTGCGTAATAGGACGACCAATCACCAAATAATGGCTGCCGTTATCCAGCGCTTCGCGCGGCGTCATGATGCGCGATTGGTCTCCTGCCGCGCTGCCCGCAGGTCGAATGCCCGGTGTAACTTGGCAAAAATCCCTGCCAAAACGCTCGCGCAGCAGCGTTGATTCCTTAGCTGAACACACCACCCCATCCAAGCCGGCATTGGCCGCCATACCAGCCAAATGCACAATATGGCTTTCCAGCGATTGTTCCACACCAATTTGCTGCAAATCTTGCTGATCCATACTGGTTAAAACGGTTACCGCGATTAACAATGGATCAGATTTATCTGACAACGCAGCACGCGCCGCCTCCAACATTTTAGCGCCACCGCTGGCATGCACATTTACCATCCACACACCCAAATCGCGCGCAGCTTTCAGTGCTTGGGCAACGGTTGTTGGGATGTCGTGAAATTTCAAATCCAAAAAAACATCAAAATTTCTCTGCACCAACTGCTTAACAATCGCAGGACCACAGGCGGTAAATAACTCCTTTCCTACTTTCAACCGACAGTCTGTCGCATTTAGCTGATCAACAATTACTAGGGCATTGCGCTCACTATGCACATCCAAAGCCACAACAACTGGGGATTTATTTCCAGACATTTCTCTTACCTATGGAATCATTAAATTGTGGAGCCACTTTTCTGCTTGGCTGCTTTTATCTGATTACGCAGCACTTTCACATGTACTTGATGCCGCATTGCCTGCACTGCACTCACACTCAAGCCCAATAAAGCGCCAGCCACAAAAAACATCAGCAGCCACAAAGCTAGTTGAATATTTTCTATGGGATAACCGAACCAATGAACAGTTACAGCCTCCATATTATCGAGATAAAACCAGACCCCAATCACCGCGCCCGCCGCTAGCACCACGAGTGACAGCACTTTCGAAAACCATTTTTTCATAGCAGCTTATCCTTCAAATAATCACCGCCAAAAAGAAACGGCATGCGGTGGTTGCCACATGCCGTTTGCGAGTACATCACAGAAAAAATCAGACAGCGCACAGCTCAAATACTATCACCACGCAAACTGTCATTCACCCTGTCTCTCAACTCTTTGCCTGGCTTAAAGTGAGGTACATATTTTCCTGTCAGTTTTACAGTATCACCTGTTTTGGGATTGCGCCCAATACGGGGCGCGCGATAGTGCAGAGAAAAGCTACCAAAACCACGAATTTCAATTCTGCCGCCAGTCGACAGAACATTCGCCATGGCATCAATCATCGTCTTGATAGCCAGCTCTACATCGCGAGATGACAACATCTCATAACGCCCTGCTATGCCTTCAATCAACTCTGATTTGGTAACTGTATTTCTCTCCACCATCAGCTCCTCACAGGAAGAACAGCATTACTGGTTCTGCATCTGCGCTTTGATCAAATCACCAATCGTCGTTGGAACTGGCTGGTCTGCCGTTTCCTTCTTGTTGTGATCGCGCAGCGCATCTTTGTCGTCTTCCACATCTTTCGACTTGATAGACAAACCAATGCTACGGCTCTTGCGATCCACACTGATGATTTTCGCTTCAACTTCATCGCCTTCTTTCAGCGCGTTGCGTGCATCTTCCACTTTGTCGCGGCTGATTTCAGATGCTTTCAAAGTAGCTTCTACATCGTCAGCCAATTTCACAACAGCAGCTTTGGCATCCACAGAAATAACGGTGCCTTTGACGATGCTGCCGCGATCATTTTCTGCCACATAGTTGGAGAATGGATCGTTTTGCAACTGCTTGATGCCGAGAGAAATGCGCTCACGCTCAGGGTCAATCGCCAGAATAACGGTATCCAGATCATCGCCTTTCTTGAAGTTACGCACAGCTTCTTCGCCGGTTTCATTCCAAGAAATATCAGACAAGTGGATCAAGCCGTCGATGTTGCCATCCAAGCCGATGAAAATACCGAAATCAGTAATCGACTTGATTTTGCCGCTGATTTTGTCGCCTTTGTTGAAGCTGCGCGCAAACACATCCCAAGGATTTTCTTGACACTGTTTGATGCCGAGAGAAATACGGCGGCGCTCTTGGTCGATATCCAACACCATAACATCCACTTCATCGCCCACTTGCACGATTTTAGAAGGATGCACATTTTTGTTGGTCCAATCCATTTCAGAAACGTGTACCAAACCTTCCACGCCTTCTTCCAACTCAGCAAAACAGCCGTAGTCAGTGAGGTTGGTGATTTTGGCGCGTACTTTCGTGCCTTCTGGGTATTTGTTGGTGATGATGATCCATGGATCATTGCCCAACTGTTTCATGCCGAGAGAAACACGGTTTTTCTCGCGATCAAACTTGAGAACTTTGACATCAATCTCATCACCCACCGCAACGATTTCGCTTGGGTGTTTGATGCGTTTCCAGGCCATATCGGTGATGTGCAGCAAGCCGTCCACGCCGCCTAAATCAACAAACGCGCCGTAATCGGTGAGGTTTTTAACCACACCTTTAACTTGCGAACCTTCTTGCAGATTGGCCAGCAATTCTTCACGCTCAGCACTGTTAGAAGTTTCCAACACAGCGCGGCGAGAAACCACGATGTTGTTGCGTTTTTGATCGAGTTTAATAACTTTGAATTCCAGCTCTTTGCCTTCAATGTGCAGCGTGTCGCGCACAGGACGCACATCCACCAAAGAACCAGGCAAAAATGCACGAATGCCTTGAATATCCACAGTAAAGCCGCCTTTGACTTTGCCGTTGATCAAACCCACTACTACTTCAGAAGCAGCAAAAGATTTTTCCAATATTTTCCACGCTTCAACGCGCTTGGCTTTTTCACGCGACAGTTTGGTTTCGCCCATACCGTCTTCAACGCTTTCCAGCGCCACTTGTACTTCGTCGCCAATCTGCAACGAAAACTCACCGCGCTCATTCAAAAATTGTACGCGAGGAATTACGCCTTCTGATTTCAAACCAGCGTGTACGGTTACCCAATCGCTGTCGATATCAATAATTACGCCCGTAACGATAGAACCGGGGTTCATCTCAACGGTTTTGAGGCTTTGTTCAAAGAGTTCTGCAAAACTTTCCATTAATACACCTGTGCTGATCGCGCATGCGATCTATTGATAACCGCAAGCCAGTACATGCGGGTTGATAATGAACAGCGTAGTCGCCCCTGTTTTACTAAAAAGCACACAGGACTGGTGGCAAACTTCACTGGCCGAAAGATGCCGCCTGCGTCAGGCCACCTTGCATGGCGAGACTCAAAACAGTATCTACTACCTCCTCAATTCCCATCGCGGTGCTATCAATCACGATAGCATCATCGGCTGGGCGCAACGGCGCTACTGCGCGCTGCATATCGCGTTCATCACGAGCGCGGATATCTTCAAGAAGGGCGGGCAGGCTAACACTCTGCCCCTTATTTATCAACTGCTTATAGCGCCTTTGCGCTCTCTCCTCAGCACTGGCCGTGAGATAGATTTTGAGAGGCGCTTGCGGAAAAACCACGGTGCCCATGTCGCGCCCATCGGCCACCAAGCCGGGCAATTGGGCAAAGTGGCGCTGACGCTCCAGCAACGCCGCCCGCACGGCAGGCAGCGCACCCACCTGCGAAGCTCCCAGCCCTGCCGCTTCTTCGCGAATGATGCTGCCAAAGTCCACATCGTTAACCCAAATATGATTTTCTGACGCGAAGCGAATGTCCAAACTGGGCAATAAAGCGATCAGAGACGACTCATCATCCAAAGCAAGCCCTTGTTGTGTACCGGCCACCGCCACGATGCGGTACAGAGCGCCGCTATCCAAGCAGTGCCACGCCAAACGGTCAGCAAGCAACTGCGCAATTGTGCCTTTGCCCGACCCACCAGGGCCATCAATCGTGATGATAGGCACTGCCACCATCAGACCACCGCCTGAATGTTGAGGCCGGCCATTTTGGACAACTCCACGAAGCCCGGAAAGGAAGTCGCCACGGTATCGCAGCCTTCAATGGTGATGGTTTCGCTGGCTCTCAGCGAAGCGATGGCAAAGGACATGGCGATGCGGTGGTCGTGATGACTCCACACCGTGCCGCCGCCCATCTTGCCGCCGTAAATCACCATGCCATCCGGCGTTGGCTGCGCATCCACCCCCAGTGTGTGCAAGCCATCAGCCATCACTTGTATGCGATCCGATTCTTTCACGCGCAACTCTTCTGCGCCGCGCAAAACGGTTTTACCTTCGGCGCAACTGGCTGCCACAAACAACACGGGAAATTCATCAATGGCCAAGGGCACCAATTCTTCTGGAATTTCAATGCCGCGTAATTGCGCAGAACGCACACGAATATCCGCCACCGGCTCGCCGCCCACTTCGCGTTGATTCAACAGCTCGATGTTGGCACCCATCAACCGCAAAATATCAATCACACCCGTGCGCGTGGGGTTGATGCCGACATGCTGCAAAGTAATGTCTGAATTGGGCGCAATACTGGCACCGACCATAAAAAAAGCCGCCGAAGAAATATCGGCCGGAATATCAATTTGTGTTGCTTTGAGTGTTTGTCCGCCGCGCACAGTAGCGGTCGCGCCGTTTACGCTTACCTGACAACCAAACCCCTGCAACATGCGCTCGGTGTGATCGCGCGTAGGCGCAGGTTCCGTCACTGAAGTTTCACCGTCTGCGTACAAGCCCGCCAACAAAATACTGGACTTCACTTGCGCGCTTGCCATGGGCATATCGTAGTGAATGCCATGCAGTTTTTTTCCACCGCGCACAACGAGTGGCGGCGTACCTTTATCGCCTGTGGATTCAATCACCGCGCCCATACTGCGCAGCGGTTTTGCCACGCGCTCCATCGGGCGCTTGGATAAAGATTCATCACCGATCATTTCTACATCAAAGCGTTGCCCCGCCATCAAGCCCGCCATCAAACGCATGGAGGTGCCAGAATTGCCAAGATCTAGTGCTTTGCTGGGCTGCTGTAAACCGTGCAAACATACACCGTGGATTGTCACGCGCCCTTTCGCTGGGCCATCAATTTTTACACCCATGTCACGAAATGCTTGCAGCGTGGCCAGCGCATCTTCGCCTTCCAAAAAACCTTCAACTTCCGTTACACCTTCTGCTAGCGAACCCAACATAATGGAACGATGTGAAATAGATTTATCACCAGGCACACGAAACGCGCCGCGCAAATGACTGCTAGGCTGCAACAAATATTTCACAGATTACCCTCTACATCAGATTGTTTTTTCTTTTGGCGATCAGCGTACATTTCACCAAACTGGTCGCGTGCCTGCTTGGCGCGAGTAAACACATCGTGCAGTGCTTTCCCATCGCTCCGTTCAATGGCACTACGCAGCGCACGCAAGTGTTTTTCAAAATCATCCAAACCGTTTAACAACGCATCTTGATTTGCCAAAGCGATGTCGTGCCACATAGTGGGATCGCTACCAGCAATGCGAGTGAAATCGCGAAAACCGCCTGCGGCGTAGCGAAAAATTTCCTGCTGCTGCGAACGCTGCGCCAAAGTATCCACCAAGGTGTAGGCCAACATGTGCGGCAAATGGCTCGTCAAAGCCAAGACACTGTCGTGTTCTGCGACAGACATCAATGACAGCTCAGCACCAACGGCTTGCCACATTGCCATCACCGTCTGCACGGCAGCAGCATTGGCATTGGGCAGCGGCGTTAAAATTACCTGATGCTGAACAAACAGTGTGGCATCGGCAGCTTCTACACCACTTTTTTCAGAACCCGCTATGGGATGCGCAGGAATAAAAATTTTAGGCAAGCAGCCAAAAACCGCTTCCGCATCGTGCACCACCGAGCCTTTGACGCTGGCGACATCGGTAATCAACACGCCTTGTTGCACAGCATCTTTCAAATGCTCGCAAATATTTTTTACGCTGAGCGTGGGTGTGGCAATTACCACAATATCACCCGCCTGCAATAC
The DNA window shown above is from Cellvibrionales bacterium and carries:
- a CDS encoding CoA ester lyase, producing the protein MLITPRRSVLYMPANNARALEKARNLPADCIVIDLEDAVSPTAKAEARQQAVAAVNTGGFGRREVVVRINAQGTPWFEDDLTACAASAAKIVVLPKVETAATVQAVAARLPEHIQLWAMIETPRGVMNVEAIAQAHPRLQVLVMGTSDLSKELRVPPRADRMGLQYALGRCVCAARGAGIDIIDGVYLNFRDAESFAAVCEQGKWLGFDGKSLIHPDQIAVVNQTFAPSPSEVAHAQKVLDAWRAAEVEGSGMAVLDGKLIENLHAAEAERILLLQQAISANQLI
- a CDS encoding superoxide dismutase [Fe] (SodB; iron binding; present under aerobic and anaerobic conditions; destroys free radicals), translating into MAFELPALPYAKDALAPHISAETLEFHYSKHHQAYVTNLNNLVPGTEFEGKSLEDIIKTSSGGVYNNAAQIWNHSFYWNCMKPNGGGEPTGALADAINKAYGSFAAFKEKFSTMAVGNFGSAWTWLVKNADGSVEIVNMGAAGCPLTEGKKPLLTCDVWEHAYYIDYRNLRAKYVESFWSLVNWDFVAKNFA
- the rraA gene encoding ribonuclease E activity regulator RraA, yielding MISTPDLCDAHEQDITVLEPLFVSYGGREAFGGQIVTVKCFEDNSAVKAQLATAGQGKVLVVDGGGSLRRALMGDLIAASAVQNGWNGVVIYGAIRDVDAIAAMDLGVHALGCIPLKTERRGLGDVGVSLKIAGAAINNGEYLYADNNGIILSSKPLL
- a CDS encoding Rieske (2Fe-2S) protein, with translation MRFIALEKLHRMHDGYKRAVMVDGRNLLLFQCDDQIHIVDNICPHAGAALDRGSIRSGQLICPWHGIAFDVRTGQAATCGLQLVKYTPAFEQQSVGILVD
- the pabB gene encoding aminodeoxychorismate synthase component I — encoded protein: MNSTQQHPALVLHPLPYLADSLQYFHTIAAQLPMPLILQSDITPQRATSTTEPRGRFDIITAAPEFTLQTHGGSIQWFGTKPTVDSSTDSFSTLHAVVIEMLTTNVDFSAATQHELPFCGGLIGYCSYDLAREYAPLTTGAKQDIDIPDMQFSFYGWACIQDHKKQQSWLLIHPQCNKEIAQTLPTILLSHTSSTNNYLEQRFSSEFVSNMAKSEYTEKFSTIQEYICAGDCYQINFAQRFSCRTTQTPLELYQHLREVMPSPFCAFIPIYGREDNAILSFSPERFVQLDTNGVATSQPIKGTISRQADTQQDQQAALTLQKDPKNLAENLMIVDLLRNDFGKVCEIGSVNVKKLFELQSFSNVHHLVSTIEGKLNTEYNGADLLQACFPGGSITGAPKLRAMQIIDEVEPHRRSIYCGSIVLYSAHGAMDSNIMIRTLLFNEGNLFCWGGGGIVADSESDNEYQESLTKVQTLLNALQGNHRQ
- a CDS encoding ComEA family DNA-binding protein, with amino-acid sequence MIKSFVASVLVASALTAGVVHAEPTKNTNQPVATAAQQQAASAMVNINTADATTLADKLNGIGMKKAQAIVSFREQNGAFKSVDDLVNVPGIGQATLEKNRSLIAI
- the pyrF gene encoding orotidine-5'-phosphate decarboxylase yields the protein MSGNKSPVVVALDVHSERNALVIVDQLNATDCRLKVGKELFTACGPAIVKQLVQRNFDVFLDLKFHDIPTTVAQALKAARDLGVWMVNVHASGGAKMLEAARAALSDKSDPLLIAVTVLTSMDQQDLQQIGVEQSLESHIVHLAGMAANAGLDGVVCSAKESTLLRERFGRDFCQVTPGIRPAGSAAGDQSRIMTPREALDNGSHYLVIGRPITQAENPAAALSAINASLR
- a CDS encoding LapA family protein, yielding MKKWFSKVLSLVVLAAGAVIGVWFYLDNMEAVTVHWFGYPIENIQLALWLLMFFVAGALLGLSVSAVQAMRHQVHVKVLRNQIKAAKQKSGSTI
- the ihfB gene encoding integration host factor subunit beta, producing the protein MVERNTVTKSELIEGIAGRYEMLSSRDVELAIKTMIDAMANVLSTGGRIEIRGFGSFSLHYRAPRIGRNPKTGDTVKLTGKYVPHFKPGKELRDRVNDSLRGDSI
- the rpsA gene encoding 30S ribosomal protein S1 codes for the protein MESFAELFEQSLKTVEMNPGSIVTGVIIDIDSDWVTVHAGLKSEGVIPRVQFLNERGEFSLQIGDEVQVALESVEDGMGETKLSREKAKRVEAWKILEKSFAASEVVVGLINGKVKGGFTVDIQGIRAFLPGSLVDVRPVRDTLHIEGKELEFKVIKLDQKRNNIVVSRRAVLETSNSAEREELLANLQEGSQVKGVVKNLTDYGAFVDLGGVDGLLHITDMAWKRIKHPSEIVAVGDEIDVKVLKFDREKNRVSLGMKQLGNDPWIIITNKYPEGTKVRAKITNLTDYGCFAELEEGVEGLVHVSEMDWTNKNVHPSKIVQVGDEVDVMVLDIDQERRRISLGIKQCQENPWDVFARSFNKGDKISGKIKSITDFGIFIGLDGNIDGLIHLSDISWNETGEEAVRNFKKGDDLDTVILAIDPERERISLGIKQLQNDPFSNYVAENDRGSIVKGTVISVDAKAAVVKLADDVEATLKASEISRDKVEDARNALKEGDEVEAKIISVDRKSRSIGLSIKSKDVEDDKDALRDHNKKETADQPVPTTIGDLIKAQMQNQ
- a CDS encoding (d)CMP kinase, with protein sequence MVAVPIITIDGPGGSGKGTIAQLLADRLAWHCLDSGALYRIVAVAGTQQGLALDDESSLIALLPSLDIRFASENHIWVNDVDFGSIIREEAAGLGASQVGALPAVRAALLERQRHFAQLPGLVADGRDMGTVVFPQAPLKIYLTASAEERAQRRYKQLINKGQSVSLPALLEDIRARDERDMQRAVAPLRPADDAIVIDSTAMGIEEVVDTVLSLAMQGGLTQAASFGQ